From the Chitinolyticbacter meiyuanensis genome, one window contains:
- the rpmF gene encoding 50S ribosomal protein L32 produces MAVQQNKKSPSKRGMHRAHDFLTAPALAVEPTTGEAHLRHHISPNGFYRGRRVLKAKGE; encoded by the coding sequence ATGGCCGTTCAACAGAACAAAAAGTCCCCGTCCAAGCGTGGCATGCACCGCGCCCACGACTTCCTGACCGCCCCGGCGCTGGCCGTCGAGCCGACCACCGGCGAAGCGCACCTGCGTCACCACATCAGCCCGAACGGCTTCTACCGTGGCCGTCGCGTGCTCAAGGCCAAGGGCGAGTAA
- the plsX gene encoding phosphate acyltransferase PlsX yields MDITVAVDAMGGDHGTHVTVPAVLRFLDDHPDVNVVLVGLPDAIEAELKASRKQCGPRLRIHAATEVVAMDEAPQSALKNKKDSSMRVAINLVKSGEASACVSAGNTGALMATARFVLKTIRGIERPAIARMMPSRTGSETCVLDLGANVDCTPEHLLQFAVMGAALVSAVKHKPRPTVGLLNVGEEDIKGNELAKQAAELLRASKLNFQGNVEGNDLFSGVVDVIATDGFTGNVALKSSEGLAKMLADFLKQEFVRSWWTKALAGLAWPVLGRFKKRVDPRRFNGASLLGLNGIVVKSHGSADRLAFYWALKQAVDEARAGVAQRTAELVQQQLAVHEAPQSAH; encoded by the coding sequence ATGGATATCACCGTAGCGGTCGACGCGATGGGTGGCGATCACGGCACCCACGTGACCGTGCCCGCCGTGCTGCGTTTTCTCGACGACCATCCCGACGTCAATGTCGTGCTCGTCGGCCTGCCCGACGCGATCGAGGCCGAACTCAAGGCCAGCCGCAAGCAATGCGGCCCGCGCCTGCGCATCCATGCCGCGACCGAAGTAGTCGCGATGGACGAAGCGCCGCAATCCGCGCTGAAGAACAAGAAGGATTCGTCGATGCGCGTGGCGATCAACCTCGTGAAGTCCGGCGAGGCCAGCGCTTGCGTGTCCGCCGGCAATACCGGGGCCCTGATGGCCACGGCGCGCTTCGTGCTCAAGACGATTCGCGGCATCGAGCGTCCGGCCATTGCGCGCATGATGCCGTCGCGTACCGGCAGCGAGACCTGTGTGCTGGATCTGGGCGCCAACGTTGACTGCACGCCCGAGCATCTGCTGCAGTTCGCCGTGATGGGCGCCGCGCTGGTGTCGGCGGTGAAACACAAGCCGCGTCCCACCGTGGGCCTCTTGAATGTCGGCGAGGAAGACATCAAGGGCAACGAGCTCGCCAAGCAGGCCGCAGAGTTGCTGCGCGCGTCCAAGCTGAACTTCCAGGGCAATGTCGAGGGCAACGATCTCTTCAGCGGCGTGGTGGATGTCATCGCCACCGATGGCTTCACCGGCAATGTGGCGCTGAAGTCGTCCGAAGGTTTGGCCAAGATGTTGGCCGATTTCCTCAAGCAGGAATTCGTGCGCTCGTGGTGGACCAAGGCGCTGGCGGGCCTGGCCTGGCCGGTGCTCGGCCGCTTCAAGAAGCGGGTCGATCCGCGCCGCTTCAACGGCGCATCGTTGCTCGGGTTGAACGGGATTGTGGTAAAAAGCCACGGCAGCGCCGACCGGCTGGCGTTCTACTGGGCGCTCAAGCAGGCGGTCGACGAGGCGCGTGCCGGTGTGGCGCAGCGCACCGCCGAGCTGGTGCAGCAGCAGCTCGCCGTCCACGAAGCCCCGCAGTCCGCGCACTAA
- a CDS encoding beta-ketoacyl-ACP synthase III: MMYARIVGTGSYLPEQIVTNNDLAQRIDTSDEWIASRTGIRQRHIAQPEQLTSDLALIAIERALESAGVAREEVDLLIVATTTPDNIFPSTACLLQERLGVHGFPAFDVQAVCAGFVYALATANAMIKSGVAKCAVVVGAEKLSNLINWEDRATCVLFGDGAGAVVLKASDEPGILHAQLHADGRYNGILKAEGRVKQGAVDGNPWIYMEGNAVFKFAVRALADVAEQTLAAAGLEKSDIDWLVPHQANLRIIESTAKHLQLPMEQVIVTVDKHGNTSAASIPLALDEGVKSGRIQPGQTLLLEGIGGGFAWGSVLLKY; encoded by the coding sequence ATCATGTACGCCCGCATCGTCGGTACCGGCTCCTACCTGCCCGAACAGATCGTCACCAACAACGATCTTGCCCAACGGATCGACACCAGCGACGAGTGGATCGCCAGCCGTACCGGCATCCGCCAGCGCCATATTGCGCAGCCCGAGCAGCTCACCTCCGATCTTGCGCTGATCGCCATCGAGCGCGCGCTCGAATCGGCCGGCGTGGCGCGCGAGGAGGTTGATCTGCTGATTGTCGCCACCACCACCCCCGACAATATTTTCCCATCGACCGCCTGCCTGCTGCAGGAACGCCTCGGCGTACACGGCTTCCCGGCGTTCGATGTGCAGGCAGTGTGTGCTGGCTTCGTATACGCGCTGGCGACCGCCAACGCCATGATCAAGAGTGGCGTGGCCAAGTGCGCTGTCGTGGTCGGTGCCGAGAAGCTGTCGAACCTGATCAACTGGGAAGACCGTGCAACCTGCGTGCTGTTTGGCGATGGCGCCGGCGCCGTGGTACTCAAGGCCTCCGACGAGCCAGGCATCCTGCATGCGCAGCTGCATGCCGACGGCCGCTACAACGGCATCCTCAAGGCCGAGGGCAGGGTGAAGCAGGGCGCTGTCGACGGCAATCCGTGGATCTATATGGAAGGCAACGCCGTCTTCAAGTTCGCGGTGCGCGCGCTGGCCGATGTGGCCGAGCAGACGCTGGCCGCCGCGGGGCTGGAGAAATCCGACATCGACTGGCTGGTGCCGCACCAGGCCAATCTGCGCATCATCGAATCGACTGCCAAGCATCTGCAGCTGCCGATGGAGCAGGTTATCGTCACCGTCGACAAGCACGGTAACACGTCCGCCGCTTCGATCCCGCTGGCGCTCGACGAGGGCGTGAAGAGCGGCCGCATCCAGCCTGGGCAGACGCTGCTGCTGGAAGGCATAGGTGGCGGCTTCGCCTGGGGTTCGGTGTTGCTGAAGTATTGA
- the fabD gene encoding ACP S-malonyltransferase: MSLAFVFPGQGSQSLGMMKGFAGDASVRQTFEEASDALGQDLWAMCDEGADTAVINATVNTQPLMLTAGIAVFRAWRANGGVQPALAAGHSLGEYTALAAAGSIAFTDAVKLVRLRAEAMQSAVPEGVGAMAAILGLPDEVIVAACAQAAEGEVVEAVNFNSAGQVVIAGNKAAVERAMALCKEQGAKRALPLPVSVPSHCALMKPAAEQLAAALAGIAVAAPEFPVIHNADVAAYTDAAQIRDALTRQLYQPVRWVETVQQMAADGASVIAECGPGKVLVGLNKRIADGAQHIPLTDLAAFDALKSVL, translated from the coding sequence ATGTCTCTCGCATTCGTGTTTCCGGGCCAGGGCTCGCAATCGCTGGGCATGATGAAAGGCTTTGCGGGCGATGCCTCGGTGCGGCAGACCTTCGAGGAAGCCAGCGATGCACTCGGCCAGGATCTATGGGCAATGTGCGACGAAGGCGCTGATACGGCCGTCATCAATGCCACGGTGAATACCCAGCCGCTGATGCTGACCGCTGGCATCGCCGTGTTCCGTGCCTGGCGGGCCAACGGTGGTGTGCAGCCTGCGTTGGCAGCTGGCCATTCGCTGGGGGAATACACGGCGCTGGCCGCTGCCGGCAGCATTGCCTTCACCGACGCGGTGAAGCTGGTGCGCCTGCGCGCCGAGGCGATGCAAAGTGCCGTGCCGGAAGGTGTCGGGGCCATGGCGGCGATCCTGGGTCTGCCGGATGAGGTGATCGTTGCGGCCTGTGCCCAGGCGGCCGAAGGCGAGGTGGTCGAGGCCGTGAACTTCAATTCCGCCGGCCAGGTGGTGATTGCCGGCAACAAGGCCGCGGTCGAACGGGCGATGGCGTTGTGCAAGGAGCAGGGTGCCAAGCGCGCACTGCCGCTGCCGGTGTCGGTACCCTCGCATTGCGCATTGATGAAGCCGGCCGCCGAGCAGCTCGCCGCTGCGCTGGCGGGGATTGCTGTCGCCGCACCCGAATTCCCGGTGATCCACAATGCCGATGTTGCTGCCTACACCGACGCGGCGCAGATCCGCGACGCGCTGACGCGCCAGCTGTATCAACCAGTACGCTGGGTCGAGACGGTGCAGCAGATGGCCGCCGACGGCGCCAGCGTGATCGCCGAATGTGGTCCGGGCAAGGTGCTGGTCGGCCTCAACAAGCGCATCGCAGACGGCGCGCAGCATATTCCGCTCACCGACCTTGCCGCGTTCGACGCGCTGAAGTCGGTGCTGTGA
- the fabG gene encoding 3-oxoacyl-ACP reductase FabG → MSLAGKVALVTGASRGIGQAIALELAAQGAIVIGTATSDAGAEAIDAYLKEAGAQGAGLKLNVTDEGACEAIVTDIEKQHGAIAVLVNNAGITRDNLLMRMKDEEWDAIMETNLKPVYKLSKAVLRGMMKARWGRIINIASVVGATGNPGQTNYSAAKAALFGFTKSLAREIGSRGVTVNAVAPGFIDTDMTRGLPDEQKAALVQSIALGRLGEAKEIADAVGFLASDKASYITGQTLHVNGGMYMN, encoded by the coding sequence ATGAGTCTTGCAGGAAAAGTGGCACTGGTGACCGGCGCCTCGCGCGGCATCGGCCAGGCCATCGCGCTGGAGCTGGCGGCCCAGGGCGCGATCGTGATCGGCACTGCCACCAGCGATGCCGGCGCTGAAGCGATTGATGCGTATCTGAAGGAGGCGGGCGCGCAGGGCGCTGGCCTCAAGCTCAACGTGACCGATGAGGGCGCGTGTGAGGCCATCGTGACCGACATCGAGAAGCAGCATGGCGCCATTGCCGTGTTGGTGAACAATGCCGGCATCACCCGCGACAATCTGTTGATGCGGATGAAGGATGAGGAATGGGACGCCATCATGGAGACCAACCTCAAGCCGGTGTACAAGCTCTCCAAGGCAGTATTGCGCGGCATGATGAAGGCCCGCTGGGGCCGCATCATCAATATCGCCTCGGTGGTCGGCGCCACCGGTAACCCGGGGCAGACCAATTATTCGGCGGCCAAGGCGGCATTGTTTGGCTTTACCAAGTCGCTGGCGCGTGAGATCGGCTCGCGCGGTGTCACCGTCAACGCGGTCGCGCCGGGCTTCATCGATACCGACATGACCCGAGGCCTGCCCGACGAGCAAAAGGCCGCGCTGGTGCAGAGCATTGCACTGGGCCGGCTGGGCGAGGCGAAGGAAATCGCCGATGCGGTGGGTTTCCTCGCGTCGGACAAGGCCAGCTACATCACCGGGCAGACGCTGCACGTGAACGGCGGCATGTACATGAATTGA
- the acpP gene encoding acyl carrier protein has translation MENIEQRVKKIVAEQLGVPETDVKTESSFVNDLGADSLDTVELVMALEEEFECEIPDEEAEKITTVQQAIDYVTAHLGK, from the coding sequence ATGGAAAACATCGAACAGCGCGTGAAGAAAATCGTTGCCGAGCAACTTGGCGTGCCGGAAACCGACGTCAAGACCGAATCGTCGTTCGTGAACGACCTCGGCGCGGACTCGCTCGACACCGTTGAACTCGTGATGGCCCTCGAAGAAGAGTTCGAGTGCGAAATCCCGGACGAAGAAGCCGAAAAGATCACCACGGTTCAGCAAGCGATCGACTACGTCACCGCTCACCTGGGCAAGTAA
- the fabF gene encoding beta-ketoacyl-ACP synthase II, producing the protein MSKRRVVVTGLGHISPVGNDVATGWANLLNGQSGIATITRFDASDMACQIAGEVKGFDITQYISAKEARRMDLFIHYGIAAALQAIADSGLDDVPGLDKTRVGVNIGSGIGGLPLIEETGVDLINGGPRKIGPFFIPGSLINLIAGHVTILKGYQGPSYGIVSACTTGAHSIGDAARMIQYGDADIMVAGGAEGAISRLGIGGFAAMKALSTRNDDPATASRPWDKGRDGFVMGEGAGVLVLEEYEHAVKRGAKIYCEFAGFGMSSDAHHITAPNAEGPARGVTNALRDAGINVDQVQYVNAHGTSTPLGDANETNALKLAFGDHAAKLAVNSTKSMTGHLLGGAGGVEAVYSILAVHNQVAPPTINLVEQDIEGGCDLDYVANAAREMKIDVAISNSFGFGGTNGTLVFKRV; encoded by the coding sequence ATGTCCAAACGCAGAGTCGTCGTCACCGGTCTGGGCCACATATCCCCGGTCGGCAATGACGTCGCGACCGGCTGGGCCAACCTGCTCAACGGCCAATCCGGCATTGCCACCATCACGCGCTTCGATGCAAGCGATATGGCCTGCCAGATCGCTGGTGAAGTCAAGGGCTTCGACATCACCCAGTACATCAGCGCCAAGGAAGCGCGCCGTATGGATCTGTTCATCCATTACGGCATCGCGGCCGCGTTGCAGGCCATTGCCGATTCCGGCCTTGATGATGTGCCTGGCCTCGACAAGACCCGCGTGGGTGTGAACATCGGCTCGGGCATCGGCGGCCTGCCGCTGATCGAGGAGACTGGTGTCGACCTGATCAATGGCGGCCCACGCAAGATCGGCCCCTTTTTCATTCCCGGCTCGCTGATCAACTTGATCGCTGGGCATGTGACCATCCTCAAGGGTTATCAGGGTCCGAGCTACGGCATCGTCTCCGCGTGCACCACCGGCGCGCATTCGATTGGCGACGCCGCACGGATGATCCAGTACGGTGATGCGGACATCATGGTGGCTGGTGGCGCCGAGGGCGCGATCTCGCGCCTTGGTATCGGTGGTTTTGCTGCGATGAAGGCACTGTCGACCCGGAACGACGATCCGGCGACTGCCAGCCGTCCGTGGGACAAGGGCCGCGACGGCTTCGTGATGGGCGAAGGCGCTGGCGTGCTGGTGCTGGAAGAGTACGAACACGCAGTCAAGCGTGGCGCCAAGATCTACTGCGAGTTCGCCGGTTTCGGCATGAGTTCGGATGCGCACCACATCACCGCGCCAAATGCCGAGGGGCCTGCTCGTGGCGTGACCAACGCGTTGCGCGACGCGGGCATCAACGTCGACCAGGTGCAGTACGTCAACGCGCACGGCACCTCGACCCCGCTGGGTGATGCCAACGAGACCAATGCGCTGAAGCTCGCTTTTGGCGACCACGCAGCCAAGCTGGCGGTGAACTCGACCAAGTCGATGACCGGCCACTTGCTGGGCGGTGCCGGTGGCGTCGAGGCCGTCTACTCGATCCTTGCCGTGCACAACCAGGTGGCGCCGCCGACGATCAACCTCGTCGAGCAGGATATCGAGGGCGGTTGCGATCTTGACTACGTGGCCAATGCCGCGCGCGAGATGAAGATCGACGTGGCGATCTCCAACTCCTTCGGTTTTGGTGGCACCAATGGCACGCTGGTGTTCAAACGCGTCTGA
- a CDS encoding DUF2339 domain-containing protein, whose protein sequence is MWKVVAGVFGLVLWAVVGDIGWLTAALLFGFWLDGRARWQALEARLAALEGAPRVESTLKTPAVPIQAIAESSLPTPVADVPPPPVSAVAPAQAESPAVVEVPAPAQVAAPAPLTKPVAMPVSAPRTGPGPLEQAWDAARAWLFGGNTVVRIGILILFFGVGFLIKYAADHSLLPIELRLAGVAFGAIALLVTGWRLVERRRGYALVLQGGGIGLLYLTAFGALKLYQLLPAAYAMALMVAFCGLSAWLAIRQDARSLAVMGSIGGFLAPILASTGSGNHVLLFSYYALLNAGIFAIAWFKAWRPLNLVGFVFTFGIGTAWGVQSYQPALFASTEPFLILFFAAYLAIAVLYALRQGPLRGAVDSTLVFGTPLVGFGLQAALVARYEFGLAYSAVALAAVYLGLAGWLLRRGEQGLRLLAETFIALGVIFATLAIPLALDARWTSAAWAVEGAGAVWVALRQQRRLALWFGLALQLAAGVALAIDSPMPVDVAWLNHRCVGGVLLAASWWFSAWRLQTVVRPLYRGLSIGFAALGLLAWLVALLAEIERLQFILLPAGLWLAAATALLAWLAHERLSWRDARWPALLLPLALGWIALVDGLNVLDRYDPAWWQPLRGWALLAWPAALLVAWWLQRRLAEPALVTLQQVLHVVLAMLLPLLLAFQVAGWVSAWQPQGDWAAASWAAVLAAVVLALRGPLRQREGWPWRPFHAAYSEWAAGGLALLIAIWTLPAASWSAAMAPLPYLPLFNPLDLVTILAGFALWRCLPLLPERRVGWALFAALAFIWLNAVLLRTLHHWAQVPWHVDALAHSTLVHATLSLCWTVLALAVMVLAHRRAWRVVWFVGAGLLAVVVVKLFLVDLSQLSGVTRIVSFLGVGLLLLLIGYVSPLPPAREESA, encoded by the coding sequence ATGTGGAAGGTGGTGGCAGGCGTATTCGGGTTGGTGTTGTGGGCGGTGGTCGGAGATATCGGTTGGCTGACTGCTGCGTTGTTGTTCGGGTTCTGGCTCGATGGCCGTGCGCGTTGGCAGGCGCTGGAGGCACGACTTGCCGCGCTGGAGGGCGCTCCACGTGTAGAGTCCACGCTGAAGACCCCTGCAGTGCCAATTCAGGCCATTGCCGAATCGTCACTGCCCACGCCGGTTGCCGACGTGCCACCCCCACCCGTGTCGGCGGTAGCTCCTGCTCAGGCTGAATCGCCAGCGGTTGTTGAGGTACCTGCGCCTGCCCAGGTCGCGGCGCCAGCCCCGCTGACGAAGCCGGTCGCCATGCCCGTCTCCGCGCCGCGAACCGGGCCCGGCCCGCTCGAGCAGGCTTGGGACGCCGCACGGGCCTGGCTGTTTGGTGGCAACACCGTGGTGCGGATCGGCATCCTCATCCTGTTCTTCGGTGTCGGCTTTTTGATCAAGTACGCGGCTGATCACAGCCTGCTACCGATCGAGCTGCGGCTCGCTGGTGTGGCTTTCGGGGCGATCGCCTTGCTGGTGACGGGCTGGCGCCTAGTCGAGCGGCGGCGTGGTTACGCGCTGGTGTTGCAGGGCGGCGGCATAGGGCTGCTGTACCTGACTGCCTTTGGCGCGCTCAAACTGTACCAATTGTTGCCGGCGGCGTATGCGATGGCCTTGATGGTGGCCTTCTGCGGGCTTTCCGCGTGGCTGGCCATCCGCCAGGACGCGCGCTCGCTGGCGGTGATGGGCAGCATCGGCGGCTTCCTTGCGCCCATCCTCGCCTCCACCGGCAGTGGCAACCATGTACTGCTGTTCAGCTACTACGCGTTGCTGAACGCCGGCATCTTTGCCATCGCCTGGTTCAAAGCCTGGCGGCCGCTGAATCTGGTCGGCTTCGTATTCACCTTCGGAATCGGCACCGCGTGGGGCGTGCAGTCGTACCAGCCGGCGTTGTTTGCCTCGACCGAACCCTTCCTGATCCTGTTCTTCGCCGCCTACCTCGCCATTGCCGTGCTGTATGCGCTGCGACAAGGGCCGTTGCGCGGCGCGGTCGACAGCACGTTGGTGTTTGGCACCCCGCTGGTCGGCTTCGGCCTGCAGGCGGCGCTGGTGGCGCGTTACGAATTCGGCCTGGCCTACAGTGCCGTGGCGCTGGCCGCGGTCTACCTCGGGCTGGCCGGCTGGCTGCTGCGGCGCGGCGAGCAGGGGTTGCGGCTGCTGGCCGAGACTTTCATCGCGCTCGGGGTGATCTTCGCTACGCTGGCGATTCCGTTGGCGCTCGATGCACGCTGGACCAGTGCCGCCTGGGCAGTGGAGGGCGCGGGCGCCGTCTGGGTGGCGCTGCGCCAGCAACGCCGGCTGGCGCTGTGGTTCGGCCTGGCCTTACAGCTCGCTGCCGGGGTCGCGCTGGCGATCGACAGCCCTATGCCGGTGGACGTGGCCTGGCTCAATCATCGCTGTGTCGGCGGCGTGCTGCTGGCGGCGAGCTGGTGGTTCAGCGCCTGGCGCTTGCAGACGGTGGTGCGACCGCTGTACCGCGGGCTGTCGATCGGTTTCGCGGCACTGGGGCTGCTGGCATGGCTGGTGGCCTTGCTGGCGGAGATCGAGCGACTACAGTTCATCCTGCTGCCTGCCGGCCTGTGGCTGGCCGCGGCGACGGCCTTGCTGGCCTGGCTTGCCCACGAGCGCTTGAGCTGGCGCGATGCACGCTGGCCCGCGCTGCTGTTGCCGCTGGCCCTAGGCTGGATCGCGCTGGTGGATGGGCTCAATGTGCTGGATCGCTACGACCCGGCGTGGTGGCAGCCGTTGCGTGGCTGGGCACTGCTGGCCTGGCCGGCAGCGCTGCTGGTGGCCTGGTGGCTGCAGCGGCGCCTCGCCGAACCGGCGCTCGTCACGTTGCAACAGGTACTGCATGTCGTGCTCGCGATGTTGCTGCCCTTGCTGCTGGCCTTCCAGGTTGCGGGCTGGGTCAGTGCCTGGCAACCGCAGGGCGACTGGGCAGCGGCGAGCTGGGCCGCCGTGTTGGCCGCCGTCGTGCTGGCACTGCGCGGCCCGCTGCGGCAGCGGGAGGGCTGGCCGTGGCGGCCGTTCCATGCCGCGTACAGCGAATGGGCGGCGGGTGGACTGGCGCTGCTGATCGCGATCTGGACGCTGCCGGCGGCAAGCTGGTCCGCCGCGATGGCGCCACTGCCGTATCTGCCGCTCTTCAACCCGCTGGACCTCGTGACCATTCTGGCCGGGTTCGCATTGTGGCGCTGCCTGCCGCTGCTGCCTGAGCGCAGGGTGGGCTGGGCACTGTTCGCTGCCCTGGCGTTCATCTGGTTGAATGCCGTGCTGCTGCGAACCTTGCACCACTGGGCACAGGTGCCGTGGCATGTCGACGCGCTGGCGCATTCGACGCTGGTCCATGCCACGTTGTCGCTGTGCTGGACGGTGCTGGCGCTGGCCGTGATGGTCCTCGCGCATCGCCGCGCCTGGCGCGTGGTCTGGTTCGTGGGCGCGGGCCTGCTGGCCGTGGTGGTGGTCAAGCTGTTCCTGGTCGACCTGTCGCAGCTTTCCGGGGTGACGCGCATCGTGTCCTTCCTCGGTGTTGGCCTGCTGCTGTTGCTGATCGGTTACGTGTCGCCATTGCCGCCCGCCAGGGAGGAATCGGCATGA
- a CDS encoding DUF3999 domain-containing protein translates to MRHGLGLLLLATGIATAAPAPQDFARYAPLQTQDAAALYRAALNADVYRHATEAGLGDMRVFNGQGEIVPHALEPMPPVTRPPSPISVPFFAEARSATTEGRVAVSVEARADGTLVSVQPGRPIPLARAQRVLVDASGVKRPLARLDLDWAEARFQGQLRLEASDDLQSWRAIAEAELLRLQQGGQRLERRSISFEPTTARYLRLQWSGAAPTLTAVRVVPQAEAALPARVWLSPQPVDDPDGYHFVLANVAPADRLRIRLPQTNTVAQVTIEARFASNGPWHPIARARLYRLQQGGAEARNGDLVVPARIYREWRVRVDGGKTLLGAGQPTLQIGWVPQQLVWLARGQPPFVLGYGQRDLPTAAGGNLSVAGAQPGNATLGPARDGTPQPEPWLAGDAMRRWVLWAVLLLAVAVLGGMAWRLARRSDGM, encoded by the coding sequence ATGAGGCACGGGTTGGGTTTGTTGCTGTTGGCTACCGGTATCGCCACGGCTGCGCCGGCACCGCAGGATTTTGCCCGCTATGCGCCGCTGCAGACGCAAGATGCGGCGGCGCTCTATCGCGCTGCACTGAACGCCGATGTATATCGCCATGCCACCGAGGCCGGGCTGGGGGACATGCGGGTGTTCAACGGCCAGGGCGAGATCGTGCCGCATGCGCTGGAACCGATGCCGCCGGTGACACGGCCGCCTTCGCCGATCAGCGTGCCGTTCTTCGCCGAGGCGCGTTCTGCCACCACCGAAGGCCGGGTCGCGGTCAGCGTGGAGGCGCGGGCCGACGGTACGCTGGTCTCGGTGCAGCCGGGTCGGCCCATCCCCCTGGCCAGGGCACAGCGCGTGTTGGTCGACGCCAGTGGCGTGAAGCGGCCGCTGGCGCGGCTGGATCTCGATTGGGCCGAGGCGCGCTTCCAGGGCCAGCTGCGGCTGGAGGCCAGCGATGACCTGCAATCCTGGCGCGCCATCGCCGAAGCCGAGTTGCTGCGCCTGCAACAAGGCGGGCAGCGGCTGGAGCGGCGCAGCATCAGCTTTGAGCCGACCACTGCACGCTACCTGCGCTTGCAATGGAGCGGCGCCGCGCCGACGCTGACCGCCGTGCGCGTGGTGCCGCAGGCCGAGGCCGCCTTGCCGGCTCGGGTCTGGTTGAGTCCTCAGCCCGTCGACGATCCCGATGGTTACCATTTCGTCCTCGCCAATGTGGCGCCGGCCGATCGCCTACGTATCCGGCTGCCACAAACCAACACCGTGGCGCAGGTGACGATCGAAGCCCGCTTTGCCAGCAATGGGCCGTGGCACCCGATTGCCCGCGCTCGGCTTTACCGGTTGCAGCAGGGCGGGGCCGAGGCCCGCAATGGCGATCTGGTGGTCCCGGCCCGGATATATCGCGAATGGCGTGTGCGGGTCGATGGTGGCAAGACCTTGCTGGGTGCAGGTCAACCCACGCTGCAGATCGGCTGGGTGCCGCAGCAGCTGGTGTGGCTGGCGCGCGGCCAGCCGCCGTTCGTGCTTGGCTATGGCCAGCGTGATCTGCCGACAGCGGCGGGTGGCAACCTGAGCGTGGCCGGCGCCCAGCCGGGCAATGCCACGCTGGGCCCGGCGCGTGACGGCACGCCGCAGCCGGAGCCATGGCTGGCTGGCGACG